The window TGGAACTCTGCAGCAATAAGTCCTACAATTACGAGAAGGTAGCCAATTGTCCAAAGCATCTGCAACAATACCTGAGCTGCAGCTACGGCCTGTTTGGCAGAGCTCTGGCTCCttcaaaaacagctccggctccggctcctctggtggagcggcttctctggtggagctggagctaTTTTGGGaaacgtttggcaaaacagcttcacctGTTGAATTAGGGTGTAAAATAGTTGGAGCCGCTTGGGGCCATGTTTTCGTGGCTCCACCTCCCCAGTGGAAGCCGGAAGGGGCTCCAGGAGCGGCTCCATGGCTGGAGCTGCTCCATTTCAgactgtttggcagggctctaGCTGGAGCCGGTTTTGGAGCTGGAgtcggagccctgccaaacagggcctttATCTTCATGTCCCTTCAGctctctccgtcccaaaataaatgcaattctcaAACTAGACACGCAAACCAATGCATGGTGTGAAATTACCAAATACCCCTTGTCTTTTATGAGAAAGATCTAGATAATGTCTTGTCTTTTTGTAAGAAGTCTCCGGAAAGTCTTGTCTTTTATAGTACTTGGGTCAAAGTAACACTTTTTTATGagacaaattttaaactctagATATGTAATTGttttgggacagagggagtaggtACCAATTACTTCTACGAGTACCAAGTACGATGGGCATGTGAGTGTAACTAGAAGGCTGCTCGTggtaaagtaaaaaaaaaagtggcgAAGCAAAAGATGCTATTTATCCCCGTGGTTCTCCACGTAGCACATGAATGGCAAGCGCAAAGCGAGCTTTCCGTGACCAACTTTCCCAGAGCGTGGTGCTGCGCCCATAATAATCTCACTCCCGGGCTCCCCACATCCGATCTTATCCAGCGGGAGGGTGCAAAAGGGCAGAACCGTAAAAGCGTCCCTCACTTCCACGAGGGGCGGCAGCGCCTCGCGGCCCGGGCCTGTCGGTGTTAACTCCGGCCGCAACGTGGCGCGCCTGCCCCCGTCCGGGTGGGGCAGGACCCAAGACAGCTGGCCGTCACGTGCCACGCGGCGCCGGGCCCTGGACGGCCGTCGGATCTGTCGGACGGGCAGGATCCGACCTCCCCGAAACGGCTAAGCCCGGAAATTTCTCTTTTCGGCTGCATGCACTGGTAGTGGGATGTCACGTGAGTGGTGGGCCCAGGTGTGGTGGCCCCGCCTGCCCGggcctcgcccccccccccccccctcgagtCTCGGCGTGGTCAACGTGGGGCGTCGCGGCACGGCGCCACGGCAGGTGCGGGGAGCGGATCAAGTTAATTCTTTAGCCCAGAGATAAGGTAACAAAGCCGTTACCGCTGCAGAAATCACCTCGATAATACTACTACAGTGACAGTGAATTAACAAACGAAATCGCAGCCACTTCAAGATCCCCCAGCTTAAGGATAGTCGAGCTTCCTGTTCACTTTCCTCCAAGTCCCCAacaaccaaaaaaaaagagtagcCGGTTGAGCTAGCCATGATAGCCTAGCGTAAAGCGGCTTTCACCATCACGGGCGGATCCCCGGTCAGTCGCGCACGTCGCCGGCGCACGGAGGCGGACGATGCGCCGCCCGTCACGTCGGCGCCGTACTTCCTGGGGGCGCCGCTGCCGGCAGCCGCGGACGGCAGTCCCGTCCGCCGGTCGCCGCCAAACGTGTGGCATTCACGCACCGCACGGATCGCGCCGTGTCGGCACTGTTTTGGGGCGGCACAGAGAGAGCCCGGCAACAGACACGAGCCGCGCCAAAAACCTCTGAAACACAGAGAGAGAGCGGAGTGAAGCACAAGCACCACTACGACCACCTACGTCCTGTCAATAATATTAACCACGGATTGAACCCCCGGCTGTTTAACCCCTGGGCCCAACGCTGGATTAGCCACGTGGCCGAGTGCCAGTGGCCGGTTCGGCGAcccgggcccacacgtcaggaAATTTACCGTGCCCGGCTATATAATCGCGCGGCGCTTTACCGGAGGGGTACCCCCTGTACGTCCCTGTCGCCTCCTCACGTTTTATCGCCTCGCGCCGAGCCCCCCGGCCAAGTACAGTACCCGAGTGTACGCTGTCTGCCGTGCCCGCCCGCCCTTGGatgcgcctcgccgccgccggcaatgGCCTCCGCCGTCGCTAGCAACGTGCACGCGggacccgccgccgcgggagccatGTCGTTCGGGTGGCTCGGCCCGCGCCTGtcgttcggcggcggcggcggcgccctcgcgtcggtcgtggaggtggaggagcccAAGGCCGAGCCGGCGATCTCCAAGGACTTCATCGACTTCGAGTTCAGCCTCGGGGGATCGGCCACCATGCTGCCGGCCGACGAGCTGTTCGCCGACGGGAAGCTGCTCCCGCTGCGGCCGCAGGCTGCCGTGCGAAAGGCGGAGGCCGAACCGGAGCAGCAGGAACGTCGGGACACGGCGCTGGTCGCGGAGATCCAGCCGTCCACGCCGGAGCGGGTCAAGGCGCTGCACCccgcggcggccgaggcggcgcTCGACCCGTACGTGTTCTCGCCCAAGGCGCCGACGTGCTCCAGCAGGTGGCGGGAGCTGCTGCGGCTCAGGAAGGTCCAGACGCCGCAGAAGCCGTCCCCGTCCGCGTCCCCGTCGGCGTCCCCCGCGCCTCCTACCGCGGCGACCCCGTCGAGGGCGTCCAGCTCCTCCGCGGCCAGGTCGCTgaagctgctcctcctccagcgtaacggcggcggccgcgcgtcgggcgccgccgcgtcggacctcgccgcggcgccgctcctccgcgaCAGCTCCGACTCGGAGGCGTCGCTCTCCCTCGCCTCCTCCCGCTTCTCgctctcgtcgtcgtcctcctcctccgcccacgACCACGACGACTTCCCGCGCCATTCCCTCGACTCCGTCGACCCCACCCCGCGCCCCCGCATCCGCCTCGTCCGCTCCCACCCCCAGGCGGCGCCCCAGCCGCACccaccccccgccgccgccgcggcccccgcgcccgcgcgcgccggccccagccccgcccgccgccgcctctccacgccgcagccaccgcctccgccgagcGTGGTCTCCGTGGACTCCCCGCGCATGAACGCCTCGGGCAAGATCGTGTTCCAGGGCCTGGAACGCAGCTCCAGCTCCCCCGCCGGCAGTGTCCACTCCTCCATGCGGTCGCGCTCCCGCGTGATGGACCGGTCCTACTCCGCCGGCGTCCGCGCCACGCCGGTGGTGCTCAACGTCCCCGTCTGCTCGCGGCCGGTGTTCGGGTTCTTCAAGGACAAGAAGGACGGCGCGGCAAAGGATGCGGCGTCCGGGCGGCCGCGCTCTGCTCTCGGCCGGAGGACGGCGGCCACCCCGGCAGCTGCCGGAGCGAGCTGCCTAGATCTCGGCAATGGTAACTGACATTTGACCAAGCTAGTATCATTAGCAGTAGCAGTAGCTAGTAGTTTGTCAgtcgaaaaaaaatgaaaaacagaTCAAAAAGGAGTTTGAGAAATTTGGGTGGTAAGTGAGATTAGTTTGAGATCTGGAGTTGAGAATGAAACGATTTGGGAGGATAGTTCGGTGAGCTGATTTTGCTTTGTGAGGCTAGAGTTTTCCGAGCAAACGATTAACAACCCGCTCGTTCTGCTCTTGTAAATTCTGTCTGTCTCGTGTGTGTGTTTTTTGCTACCCTTCCAGCTTTGATCCTTCAAATCCATTGTACCTGTATTTGCTTGTGAGCACATTTAATCTCAACCTCTCGAACTGAATTTCCCAAGAAGAATGGAAAAACTTTTGCCCATGCATTTCTTGTCTTGCTGTGGCAGATGATGCTCTGCATTCTGCAATTACCTTACCTGCTCCTGGAGTGAAAAAGGTTGTGGATGCTAATCATAGTGGTCATGCGCCCCTGCTTAAAGCTCATCTCCAACCAAGCACATCGGCAGTAACTTTTTGTTCGGGCTGAGTTTTCACTTTCCACCACCCTCATGCCCTCATCATCTGAATCGGTGCTCCTGCTGGTAATTGATGGGGGTGCCGGTTCGAGCAGGGGACCCCGAGCCCTGAGCCAGCCTCCATGTGTGCCGCTGATCGGGCACTGTGCGCCATGTGCGGCTATCTACCGCGCCCGCGTAGAAAATCCACAGGGGAAAAGAAAGATGCCGTGAAAAAAACTGGCCCGGTTCCGCCGCGGCCGTGGCTCCCGATCCGTACGCCGTGCCGCGCCCACGTGGGAtgtggccgccgctgccgagcccGTTGCCACTGCCATCGCCATGCCTCCTGGCGCAGTTCCTGAACCGAGCTCCCGCCTTTCATCGGGCCTCTCTCCTTTTCGCTCTCGTTTTCAACAGTATGAGCAAGGGGGTGTTTAattgatgaaaatttttggttcaaggatcacatcaaatgtttgaccagatgacgggagggtttttcggatactaattaaaaactaatttcagaactcacctgaaaaccgcgagacgaatcttttgagactgtTGACCGTATCGTTAACGCATGTgggggtactgtagcatttatgactaatcatgcactaattaggctcaaaagactCTTcgcgtcgtgtacatccaaactgtgcaattagttttattatttaattacatttagtgctctaTGCATATGTCCAAAAAGAGAGGcacaaatttcgaggtgaaattttttggtaTCTAAACGGCCCCCAAATATCCCTCGCTCACTGAATCGCTGCTCTGCTTCCCGTCACAGTGCTCGTGTCTTTCGTTttttttgctgctgctgctgcggcgtctTTTGACTGGCGCCAGCCTTTTCCCGGATGCTGTTACGGCGCGCCACGCACGGGCATGGGGCATCTGCGGCGTGTTTTTTGTTTGGTCTGCTCGATCGATGCTACTGGACTCCTGTTCAGGCtattcagtggttcagtggtgGTGAATCGAGCAGCGCACAGTGCTGGGGTTGGCAGCGATGGACACTCCACGCCCGTAGCCCCAGTTTTCTACTCCTATACAGCATGGTGCATTGGTCGTTGGTGCATCGGCTGGCGTGGGCGGCAGGAGATGGCGCGCCTCGTGCGCCGAGGTTTTGACCGCGGTCAATATGGGGCAAGTTTTGACCGTAGTCAACTGCTGAATCGGACGGGTTTGAGCAGCTGGAAAGAAGGCCGTTGTCAGTGGAACTGGCGTCTGACAAGCCGAAAAGGTCAGTACCAGTAGCAGCGAGGTGGACAGCAGTGGGAGTAATGGCGCTGGCGGCCGGacgccggagagggaggggaggaacGGAGCAGGACGCCCGAGGACAGAATCCGTGCCGGTCCCCGGCGTACTGCCTGCCGCGCGCGCACAGGCAGGCACATGGCGTACGCGGCCGTGCCTGCGGCTGGCGCAGGCGCTGGCGGCCCGTCCGGCGCGCGCGTGATGAGTGCCTCGTTGATCGGTGCGCGCGCCGGGCAGGGCGGCGCAGCCGCGCAGGCGAGGGTCATGATGCGATGCGACGGGGAGGAGGGCCGGGCGTGGGCATCCGACGGCTGGCTGGGTTGGTTTTGCAACAAAACTAGCAAGCATGTTTTTCGAGgaaaaaaatctcgcatgcataacatactaaatgaaatttatttgtaaaaattttTTAGTGaatttcgcgacgaatctaatgacggtaattaatcgatgattagttacagtgatgctataataata is drawn from Panicum virgatum strain AP13 chromosome 1N, P.virgatum_v5, whole genome shotgun sequence and contains these coding sequences:
- the LOC120654738 gene encoding protein enabled homolog — encoded protein: MASAVASNVHAGPAAAGAMSFGWLGPRLSFGGGGGALASVVEVEEPKAEPAISKDFIDFEFSLGGSATMLPADELFADGKLLPLRPQAAVRKAEAEPEQQERRDTALVAEIQPSTPERVKALHPAAAEAALDPYVFSPKAPTCSSRWRELLRLRKVQTPQKPSPSASPSASPAPPTAATPSRASSSSAARSLKLLLLQRNGGGRASGAAASDLAAAPLLRDSSDSEASLSLASSRFSLSSSSSSSAHDHDDFPRHSLDSVDPTPRPRIRLVRSHPQAAPQPHPPPAAAAAPAPARAGPSPARRRLSTPQPPPPPSVVSVDSPRMNASGKIVFQGLERSSSSPAGSVHSSMRSRSRVMDRSYSAGVRATPVVLNVPVCSRPVFGFFKDKKDGAAKDAASGRPRSALGRRTAATPAAAGASCLDLGNGN